A segment of the Streptomyces sp. XD-27 genome:
CGCGGGCGCGTCCGCGACGTTCACCTGGCGCGCGGACTGACCGCCTGCGCACCGACTGTCTGCGCACTGACCGCCTGTGCACCGACTGTCTGCGGAGTGACCGCCTGCGGGCGGCCTGCCTGCGGGTGGTCTGCCTCCGGGCGGTCGTTCCGCGGGGCGGCCGGGCGGGCCGGCTGCGGGCCGCCGCGTACCACGGCCAGGACGAGGACGCCCGCCGCCAGCGCCGTCACGCCCGCGTACAGGCAGATGCGGTCCAGCCCGGCGGCGAACGCGTCGCGCACCACGGACTCCAGCGCGTGCCGGGCGGGGCCGGGCTCGGCGGCGTGCAGCACGGACTGGGCGTGGCCGCCGCTGATCGCCTCCGCGGCCTCCCCCGTGTGGTCGCCCGGCGCCTTGTCCTGCACGACGTCCCGCACGCGCGACGCGAACACCGTGCCCAGCACCGCGATGCCCAGCGCGTAGCCCAGCTGCCGGAAGGTGTTCACCGCGCCGCTGGCCATGCCCGCGCGCTCCGGCGGGGCCGAGCCGAGCGCCGCCTGGACCAGGACCGGCATGGCGCAACCGGTGCCGATGCCGGTCAGGACCAGTCCGGGCGCGAGCGCGGTCCAGTCGGAACCGGAGTCCAGCAGCAGGACGTGCGTGAGCGCGCCCGCGCCCACCAGCAGCAGCCCGCAGCCGACCGTCCGCCCCGGCGCCAGGCGCCCCAGCACCCGTCCGCCGACGGCGCCGACGAGCATCGAGGTCACGCCCAGCGGCAGGCAGGCCAGACCGGCCTGCACCGGGCTGAGGCCGAGGACGGACTGGAACCACAGGCCCGCGTACATGAGGTAGGGGAAGGCCGCGGCCTGGAGCAGCAGGGCGGCGGCCATCAGGACGGCGAACGACGGGCGGCGCAGCAGCCGCAGGTCCAGCAGCGGCTGCCGGGTCCGCCGCTCGGCCAGGACGAACGCCACGAGCGCCACGGCGGAGCCGAGGAGGGCGGTGCGGGCGACCGGGTCGGTCCAGCCCTCCTCGCCGCCCCGGATCAGTCCGTACGTCAGCGCCCCGGCGCAGAGCGTGAAGAGGACGGCGCCCGGCCAGTCGACCCGGGAACCGGGCGCGCCGCGCGACTCCGGGACCGTACGGACGGTGATCCACATCGCGATCGCGGTCAGCGGCAGGTTGACGAGGAAGATCCAGCGCCAGTCGGCGTACTCGGTGAGCAGGCCGCCCAGCACCGGGCCCATGGCCGCGGCGGCGCCGCTGGTGCCGCCCCACACGCCGAACGCGACGGCGCGGTCGCGTCCCGCGTACACGGCCATCAGCAGCGGGGTGTTGGTCGCGAACATCGCGGCCGCGCCCGCGCCCTGCACGGCCCGCGCGGCGATCAGGACGTCCGCGTCGGAGGCCAGGCCGCAGGCGAGCGAGGAGAGCGCGAAGACGGCGAGCCCGGCCAGGTACAGGCGGCGGCGGCCGAACAGGTCCGCGGCAGAACCGGCGGCCATCAGCAGCGCCGCCAGCGCCAGCGCGTAGATGTCCATCACCCACTGGAGGGAGGTGAACGAGGCGTCGAGACCGCGGGCGATCTGCGGCAGCGCGGTGTTCACGATCGTGACGTCGACGAGCAGCATGAAGTTGCCGAGGGTGATGGCCGCCAGGGGCCACCATTTGCTCCGCATGGGAACTCCGAACTCCGTGGTAGGGAAAAGGCGTTGCCATACGGTCCGGTCGGGGGCGGAACCATCTCCAGCCAGCCCAAGCCGACGCGGCGGATTCCGACATGGCATTAGCCTGGAGCGGTGAAATCCGACAGGGGCAGGGATGGGAAGGGAGCCGGCGGACGGCCGGGGCCCGCCGCGTACGACGAACTCGACCGGCAGCTCGTGCACGCCCTCCAGCTGGACGGACGCGCCCCGTTCAGCCGGATCGCCGAGGTGCTCGGCGTCTCCGACCAGACCGTGGCGCGTCGCTACACCAGGCTGCGCACCTCCGGCGCCATACGGGTCTTCGGGCTGACCGAACCCGCCCGGCTCGGCGAGGTGGTCTGGCTCGTACGCGTGGAATGCGAGCCGGACGCCGCCGCGTCCGTTGCCGAGGCGCTGGCCCGCCGCCCCGACACCTCCTGGGTCACCCTGCTCTCCGGCGGTACGGAGATCGTCGCCGTGACGCGGGCGGCCGGCGACGAGGACAGCAACGCGCTGTTGCTGCGGGCGCTGCCCCGGACCCGGCAGGTCGTGAGCGTGACGGCGCACTTGCTGCTGCACACCTTCTTCGGGGGCCGCCACGGGCTGGTCAACAAGTCCGGTGCGCTGACCGAGCGGCAGGCCGCGCTGCTGGCCGCGCCCGACCTGGCACCGGGCGCGGCCCCGGCAGGGCCGCTGACCGACCAGGACCGGCGGATGCTGGAGGAGCTGGCGCGGGACGGGCGGGCGCGGCCCGCCGAACTGGCCGCCTCCACCGGCTGGTCGCAGACGACCGTGCGCCGCCGGCTCGCGGAGCTCGCGGCCGACGGCACGCTCTACTTCGACGTGGACTACGACCACCGCGTCTTCGGTCTCGGGATCACGGCCATGCTCTGGCTGTCGGTGGCGCCGCCCGAGCTCGCGGCCACCGGTGAGGCGCTGGCACGCCACCCGGAGGTGGGGTTCGTCTGCGCGACCACCGGTCCGCACAACCTGCTGGCCTGCGTGGTCTGCGCTGATGTGCCCGCGCTGTACACGTATCTGACGACGCGTGTGGCGGCGCTGGGCGCGGTGCGGCAGATGGAGACGTCACCGAGGATCCGCACGGTCAAGGGCCCGGGACCGCTCCAGGTGGGGCCGCATGCACGCCGACCCGGGCGGACGCCGACGTAACAGCGATTCACGTCCTGTTCATGCCAATGGCGTCACGGTTGTTGACGATTGTAATGAACCTGCCGAACCCTGAGGGCGCGCCATCTCGTTCTTGCTCCGCTCCCCCACTGACTTCGGAGGAATCGAATGCGTCGGCTGTCCTCAACCCTCGCCGCGACCGCCGTCACCGCGGCCGCCACCATCGCCCTGGCCGCCCCCGCGCAGGCCGCCCCCGCCGACAAGCCGCAGGTGCTGTCGAGCTGGACCCAGACGAGCGCGGCCAGCTACGACGCGTGGGTCAACGCGCGTAACAACCAGAGCGCTTGGGCGGCGTACGAGTTCGACTGGTCCACGGACTACTGCAGCAGCTCGCCCGACAACCCGTTCGGGTTCCCGTTCCAGACGTCGTGCGCCCGCCACGACTTCGGCTACCGCAACCACAAGGCGGCCGGCACGTTCGACGCCAACAAGTCCCGTATCGACAGCGCCTTCTACGAGGACCTGAAGCGGGTCTGCAACGGCTACAGCGGCGCCAGCAGGACGACCTGCGACAGCACCGCGTGGACGTACTACCAGGCCGTCAAGATCTTCGGCTGACGGGCTCCGTCCGCGGGGTGGGGGGCCGACGCCGAAGGCCGCGCCCCCTACCCCACGCCGATGCCGCGACGCCGCTAGCCCAGCAGCCGTTCCAGGACGACCGCTATGCCGTCCGCCTCGTTCGACGCCGTGACCTCGTCGGCCACGGCCTTGAGGTCCGGGTGGGCGTCCGCCATCGCGACGCCGTGGGCCGCCCAGCCGAACATGGGGATGTCGTTGGGCATGTCGCCAAAGGCGATCGTGTCGGCGGCCGTCAGCCCCAGGCGGCGTGCCGCGAGGGACAGGCCGGTGGCCTTGGTGAGGCCCAGCGGCAGCAGCTCGACTATGTCCGGGCCCGCCATCGTCACGCCGACCAGCCCGCCGGCCACCGCCGTCGCCGCCTCGGCCAGGTCGTCGTCGCTCAGCCGGGGGTGCTGGATGTACAGCTTGTTGAGCGGCGCGGACCAGACGTCGGCGATGTCGGTGAACGGCGTGTACGAGAGCGAGCCCTCCACCGTGCGGTAGCCGGGGCCGATCAGCACCTCGCCGTCGAGGCCGTCGCGGCTCGCGGCGAGGAACACCGGGCCGACCTCCGCCTCGATCTTGGCCAGCGCCAGACCGGCCAGCTGCCGGTCCAGCGTGACGGAGGTGAGCAGCCGGTGCTCGCCCGCGTGGTAGACCTGGCCGCCCTGACCGCACACCGCCAGGCCCTCGTAGCCGAGATCGTCCAGGATGTGCCGGGTCCAGGGGACCGCGCGGCCGGTGACCACGATGTGCGCGGCGCCCGCCGCGCACGCCGCGGCGAGCGCGTCGCGCGTACGCGCCGAGACGGTCCCGTCGGAACGCAGCAGCGTCCCGTCGAGGTCCGTCGCGATGAGCCGGTACGGAAGCGGGGACTCGGCCGGGTCCTGCCCGGCTGCCCTGTGGTGCGGGCGGTCCTGGTCGCTGGCGCGGTGCGGGCGGTCCTGGCCGCTCACGCGGTGCGGGCCTGACGCACCGGCTCCAGGACCTCGCGGCCGCCCAGGAACGGGCGGAGCACCTCGGGCACCCGCACCGAACCGTCGGCCTGCTGGTGGTTCTCCAGGATCGCGACGA
Coding sequences within it:
- a CDS encoding MFS transporter, which gives rise to MRSKWWPLAAITLGNFMLLVDVTIVNTALPQIARGLDASFTSLQWVMDIYALALAALLMAAGSAADLFGRRRLYLAGLAVFALSSLACGLASDADVLIAARAVQGAGAAAMFATNTPLLMAVYAGRDRAVAFGVWGGTSGAAAAMGPVLGGLLTEYADWRWIFLVNLPLTAIAMWITVRTVPESRGAPGSRVDWPGAVLFTLCAGALTYGLIRGGEEGWTDPVARTALLGSAVALVAFVLAERRTRQPLLDLRLLRRPSFAVLMAAALLLQAAAFPYLMYAGLWFQSVLGLSPVQAGLACLPLGVTSMLVGAVGGRVLGRLAPGRTVGCGLLLVGAGALTHVLLLDSGSDWTALAPGLVLTGIGTGCAMPVLVQAALGSAPPERAGMASGAVNTFRQLGYALGIAVLGTVFASRVRDVVQDKAPGDHTGEAAEAISGGHAQSVLHAAEPGPARHALESVVRDAFAAGLDRICLYAGVTALAAGVLVLAVVRGGPQPARPAAPRNDRPEADHPQAGRPQAVTPQTVGAQAVSAQTVGAQAVSPRAR
- a CDS encoding HAD family hydrolase gives rise to the protein MATDLDGTLLRSDGTVSARTRDALAAACAAGAAHIVVTGRAVPWTRHILDDLGYEGLAVCGQGGQVYHAGEHRLLTSVTLDRQLAGLALAKIEAEVGPVFLAASRDGLDGEVLIGPGYRTVEGSLSYTPFTDIADVWSAPLNKLYIQHPRLSDDDLAEAATAVAGGLVGVTMAGPDIVELLPLGLTKATGLSLAARRLGLTAADTIAFGDMPNDIPMFGWAAHGVAMADAHPDLKAVADEVTASNEADGIAVVLERLLG
- a CDS encoding phospholipase translates to MRRLSSTLAATAVTAAATIALAAPAQAAPADKPQVLSSWTQTSAASYDAWVNARNNQSAWAAYEFDWSTDYCSSSPDNPFGFPFQTSCARHDFGYRNHKAAGTFDANKSRIDSAFYEDLKRVCNGYSGASRTTCDSTAWTYYQAVKIFG
- a CDS encoding Lrp/AsnC family transcriptional regulator — its product is MKSDRGRDGKGAGGRPGPAAYDELDRQLVHALQLDGRAPFSRIAEVLGVSDQTVARRYTRLRTSGAIRVFGLTEPARLGEVVWLVRVECEPDAAASVAEALARRPDTSWVTLLSGGTEIVAVTRAAGDEDSNALLLRALPRTRQVVSVTAHLLLHTFFGGRHGLVNKSGALTERQAALLAAPDLAPGAAPAGPLTDQDRRMLEELARDGRARPAELAASTGWSQTTVRRRLAELAADGTLYFDVDYDHRVFGLGITAMLWLSVAPPELAATGEALARHPEVGFVCATTGPHNLLACVVCADVPALYTYLTTRVAALGAVRQMETSPRIRTVKGPGPLQVGPHARRPGRTPT